A genomic window from Gossypium hirsutum isolate 1008001.06 chromosome D10, Gossypium_hirsutum_v2.1, whole genome shotgun sequence includes:
- the LOC107913912 gene encoding cytochrome c oxidase subunit 5b-2, mitochondrial, whose amino-acid sequence MWRRLLTSQFKSLAALPCRSASKTAPFPFKSHISPSPSASLLVFHFSAESADTAVKKRVEDVMPIATGHEREELESELQGKKILEDVNNPVGPFGTKEAPAVVKSYYDKRIVGCPGGEGEDEHDVVWFWLEKGKPHECPVCSQYFVLEVVGPGGPPDGHGDDDHH is encoded by the exons AAGGCTACTTACTTCACAGTTCAAATCTCTGGCAGCACTTCCATGCCGATCCGcgtctaaaacggcgccgtttccaTTCAAATCTCACATTTCTCCTTCCCCTTCTGCTTCCCTCCTCGTTTTCCATTTCTCCGCCGAGTCAG CGGATACTGCTGTGAAGAAGAGAGTTGAGGATGTAATGCCTATCGCTACAGGTCATGAGCGAGAGGAGCTTGAGTCTGAGCTTCAG GGaaagaaaatccttgaagatgTAAACAACCCTGTTGGTCCTTTTGGCACAAAG GAAGCTCCTGCTGTTGTCAAGTCCTACTATGACAAGAGAATAGTTGGATGCCCAGGAGGTGAAGGCG AGGATGAGCATGATGTTGTCTGGTTTTGGCTGGAGAAAGGCAAACCACATGAGTGTCCAGTTTGCTCACAGTATTTTGTG CTGGAAGTTGTGGGACCTGGAGGACCTCCAGACGGACATGGCGATGATGATCATCATTAA